The following proteins are co-located in the Vidua macroura isolate BioBank_ID:100142 chromosome 1, ASM2450914v1, whole genome shotgun sequence genome:
- the SGCE gene encoding epsilon-sarcoglycan isoform X4: MRRRWCRQQQAEERGTMRCCAAGPWPHSALTTLLLTVYTILSKVHSDRNVYPSAGVLFVHVLEREYFKGEFPPYPKPGEISNDPITFNTNLMGYPDRPGWLRYIQRTPYSDGVLYGSPTLENVGKPTIIEITAYNRRTFETARHNLIINIMSAEVDFPLPYQAEFFIRNMNVEEMLASEVLGDFLGAVKNVWQPERLNAINITSALDRGGRVPLPINDMKEGVYVMVGADVPFSSCLREVENPQNQLRCSQEMEPVITCDKKFRTQFHIDWCKISLVDNTKQVSTFQEVIRGEGILPDGGEYKPPSDTLKSRDYYSDFLITLAVPSAIALVLFLILAYIMCCRREGVEKRNMQTPDIQLVHHSAIQKSTKELRDMSKNREIAWPLSTLPVFHPVTGEIVPPLHTDSYDNTSMPLMQTQQNLPHQTQIPQQQSAGEFRMTTFQRFEKLYVHQDIAL; this comes from the exons tgTACACAATTCTGTCTAAGGTGCACTCTGATCGGAATGTATACCCTTCTGCTGGAGTTCTGTTTGTTCATGTTTTGGAGAGAGAGTACTTTAAGGGGGAATTTCCTCCTTACCCAAAGCCTG GTGAAATAAGTAATGATCCTATAACATTTAATACCAATTTAATGGGTTACCCTGACAGACCTGGCTGGCTACGCTATATACAAAGGACACCATACAGTGATGGAGTTCTGTATGGCTCACCAACTCTAGAAAATGTGGGCAAGCCAACCATCATTGAG ATCACTGCATATAACAGGCGTACCTTTGAAACAGCGAGACACAATTTGATCATTAATATAATGTCAGCAGAAG TAGATTTTCCTTTACCGTATCAAGCGGAATTCTTCATAAGGAATATGAATGTAGAAGAAATGTTGGCAAGTGAAGTTCTTGGTGACTTCCTCGGAGCAGTGAAAAATGTATGGCAGCCAGAACGCTTGAATGCTATAAACATTACTTCAGCCCTTGACAGGGGAGGGAGAGTTCCACTTCCCATTAATGACATGAAAGAGGG TGTGTATGTGATGGTTGGGGCAGATGTTCCTTTCTCTTCGTGTTTACGAGAAGTGGAAAACCCACAAAATCAGCTGAGGTGCAGTCAAGAAATGGAGCCTGTAATAACCTGTGATAAAAAATTTCGTACTCAATTCCATATTGACTGGTGTAAAATCTCTCTG GTTGACAATACAAAACAAGTTtccacctttcaggaagtgaTTCGTGGAGAGGGAATATTACCTGATGGTGGAGAATACAAGCCACCTTCTGATACACTGAAAAGCAGAGACTATTACTCGGATTTCCTAATTACACTGGCAGTGCCCTCGGCAATAGCACTGGTGCTTTTTCTAATACTTGCCTATATCATGTGCTGCCGACGGGAAGGAGT ggaaaagagaaacatgCAAACACCAGA CATCCAGTTGGTGCACCACAGTGCTATACAGAAATCAACCAAAGAGCTTCGTGACATGTCCAAGAACAGAGAGATCGCGTGGCCACTCTCCACGCTGCCCGTGTTCCACCCCGTGACGGGCGAGATCGTCCCGCCCCTGCACACGGACAGCTACGACAACACCAGCATGCCTCTGATGCAGACACAGCA GAACCTGCCACATCAGACTCAGATTCCACAGCAGCAGAGTGCAG GAGAATTTCGTATGACAACATTTCAAAGATTTGAG aagcTGTATGTTCATCAGGACATTGCATTGTAA
- the SGCE gene encoding epsilon-sarcoglycan isoform X7, translated as MRRRWCRQQQAEERGTMRCCAAGPWPHSALTTLLLTVYTILSKVHSDRNVYPSAGVLFVHVLEREYFKGEFPPYPKPGEISNDPITFNTNLMGYPDRPGWLRYIQRTPYSDGVLYGSPTLENVGKPTIIEITAYNRRTFETARHNLIINIMSAEVDFPLPYQAEFFIRNMNVEEMLASEVLGDFLGAVKNVWQPERLNAINITSALDRGGRVPLPINDMKEGVYVMVGADVPFSSCLREVENPQNQLRCSQEMEPVITCDKKFRTQFHIDWCKISLVDNTKQVSTFQEVIRGEGILPDGGEYKPPSDTLKSRDYYSDFLITLAVPSAIALVLFLILAYIMCCRREGVEKRNMQTPDIQLVHHSAIQKSTKELRDMSKNREIAWPLSTLPVFHPVTGEIVPPLHTDSYDNTSMPLMQTQQNLPHQTQIPQQQSAGKWYS; from the exons tgTACACAATTCTGTCTAAGGTGCACTCTGATCGGAATGTATACCCTTCTGCTGGAGTTCTGTTTGTTCATGTTTTGGAGAGAGAGTACTTTAAGGGGGAATTTCCTCCTTACCCAAAGCCTG GTGAAATAAGTAATGATCCTATAACATTTAATACCAATTTAATGGGTTACCCTGACAGACCTGGCTGGCTACGCTATATACAAAGGACACCATACAGTGATGGAGTTCTGTATGGCTCACCAACTCTAGAAAATGTGGGCAAGCCAACCATCATTGAG ATCACTGCATATAACAGGCGTACCTTTGAAACAGCGAGACACAATTTGATCATTAATATAATGTCAGCAGAAG TAGATTTTCCTTTACCGTATCAAGCGGAATTCTTCATAAGGAATATGAATGTAGAAGAAATGTTGGCAAGTGAAGTTCTTGGTGACTTCCTCGGAGCAGTGAAAAATGTATGGCAGCCAGAACGCTTGAATGCTATAAACATTACTTCAGCCCTTGACAGGGGAGGGAGAGTTCCACTTCCCATTAATGACATGAAAGAGGG TGTGTATGTGATGGTTGGGGCAGATGTTCCTTTCTCTTCGTGTTTACGAGAAGTGGAAAACCCACAAAATCAGCTGAGGTGCAGTCAAGAAATGGAGCCTGTAATAACCTGTGATAAAAAATTTCGTACTCAATTCCATATTGACTGGTGTAAAATCTCTCTG GTTGACAATACAAAACAAGTTtccacctttcaggaagtgaTTCGTGGAGAGGGAATATTACCTGATGGTGGAGAATACAAGCCACCTTCTGATACACTGAAAAGCAGAGACTATTACTCGGATTTCCTAATTACACTGGCAGTGCCCTCGGCAATAGCACTGGTGCTTTTTCTAATACTTGCCTATATCATGTGCTGCCGACGGGAAGGAGT ggaaaagagaaacatgCAAACACCAGA CATCCAGTTGGTGCACCACAGTGCTATACAGAAATCAACCAAAGAGCTTCGTGACATGTCCAAGAACAGAGAGATCGCGTGGCCACTCTCCACGCTGCCCGTGTTCCACCCCGTGACGGGCGAGATCGTCCCGCCCCTGCACACGGACAGCTACGACAACACCAGCATGCCTCTGATGCAGACACAGCA GAACCTGCCACATCAGACTCAGATTCCACAGCAGCAGAGTGCAG GTAAATGGTATTCCTGA
- the SGCE gene encoding epsilon-sarcoglycan isoform X1: MRRRWCRQQQAEERGTMRCCAAGPWPHSALTTLLLTVYTILSKVHSDRNVYPSAGVLFVHVLEREYFKGEFPPYPKPGEISNDPITFNTNLMGYPDRPGWLRYIQRTPYSDGVLYGSPTLENVGKPTIIEITAYNRRTFETARHNLIINIMSAEVDFPLPYQAEFFIRNMNVEEMLASEVLGDFLGAVKNVWQPERLNAINITSALDRGGRVPLPINDMKEGVYVMVGADVPFSSCLREVENPQNQLRCSQEMEPVITCDKKFRTQFHIDWCKISLVDNTKQVSTFQEVIRGEGILPDGGEYKPPSDTLKSRDYYSDFLITLAVPSAIALVLFLILAYIMCCRREGVEKRNMQTPDIQLVHHSAIQKSTKELRDMSKNREIAWPLSTLPVFHPVTGEIVPPLHTDSYDNTSMPLMQTQQNLPHQTQIPQQQSAGEFRMTTFQRFEVNGIPEERKLTEAMNL; the protein is encoded by the exons tgTACACAATTCTGTCTAAGGTGCACTCTGATCGGAATGTATACCCTTCTGCTGGAGTTCTGTTTGTTCATGTTTTGGAGAGAGAGTACTTTAAGGGGGAATTTCCTCCTTACCCAAAGCCTG GTGAAATAAGTAATGATCCTATAACATTTAATACCAATTTAATGGGTTACCCTGACAGACCTGGCTGGCTACGCTATATACAAAGGACACCATACAGTGATGGAGTTCTGTATGGCTCACCAACTCTAGAAAATGTGGGCAAGCCAACCATCATTGAG ATCACTGCATATAACAGGCGTACCTTTGAAACAGCGAGACACAATTTGATCATTAATATAATGTCAGCAGAAG TAGATTTTCCTTTACCGTATCAAGCGGAATTCTTCATAAGGAATATGAATGTAGAAGAAATGTTGGCAAGTGAAGTTCTTGGTGACTTCCTCGGAGCAGTGAAAAATGTATGGCAGCCAGAACGCTTGAATGCTATAAACATTACTTCAGCCCTTGACAGGGGAGGGAGAGTTCCACTTCCCATTAATGACATGAAAGAGGG TGTGTATGTGATGGTTGGGGCAGATGTTCCTTTCTCTTCGTGTTTACGAGAAGTGGAAAACCCACAAAATCAGCTGAGGTGCAGTCAAGAAATGGAGCCTGTAATAACCTGTGATAAAAAATTTCGTACTCAATTCCATATTGACTGGTGTAAAATCTCTCTG GTTGACAATACAAAACAAGTTtccacctttcaggaagtgaTTCGTGGAGAGGGAATATTACCTGATGGTGGAGAATACAAGCCACCTTCTGATACACTGAAAAGCAGAGACTATTACTCGGATTTCCTAATTACACTGGCAGTGCCCTCGGCAATAGCACTGGTGCTTTTTCTAATACTTGCCTATATCATGTGCTGCCGACGGGAAGGAGT ggaaaagagaaacatgCAAACACCAGA CATCCAGTTGGTGCACCACAGTGCTATACAGAAATCAACCAAAGAGCTTCGTGACATGTCCAAGAACAGAGAGATCGCGTGGCCACTCTCCACGCTGCCCGTGTTCCACCCCGTGACGGGCGAGATCGTCCCGCCCCTGCACACGGACAGCTACGACAACACCAGCATGCCTCTGATGCAGACACAGCA GAACCTGCCACATCAGACTCAGATTCCACAGCAGCAGAGTGCAG GAGAATTTCGTATGACAACATTTCAAAGATTTGAG GTAAATGGTATTCCTGAGGAAAGAAAACTAACAGAAGCAATGAATTTGTAA
- the SGCE gene encoding epsilon-sarcoglycan isoform X5 encodes MRRRWCRQQQAEERGTMRCCAAGPWPHSALTTLLLTVYTILSKVHSDRNVYPSAGVLFVHVLEREYFKGEFPPYPKPGEISNDPITFNTNLMGYPDRPGWLRYIQRTPYSDGVLYGSPTLENVGKPTIIEITAYNRRTFETARHNLIINIMSAEVDFPLPYQAEFFIRNMNVEEMLASEVLGDFLGAVKNVWQPERLNAINITSALDRGGRVPLPINDMKEGVYVMVGADVPFSSCLREVENPQNQLRCSQEMEPVITCDKKFRTQFHIDWCKISLVDNTKQVSTFQEVIRGEGILPDGGEYKPPSDTLKSRDYYSDFLITLAVPSAIALVLFLILAYIMCCRREGVIQLVHHSAIQKSTKELRDMSKNREIAWPLSTLPVFHPVTGEIVPPLHTDSYDNTSMPLMQTQQNLPHQTQIPQQQSAGEFRMTTFQRFEVNGIPEERKLTEAMNL; translated from the exons tgTACACAATTCTGTCTAAGGTGCACTCTGATCGGAATGTATACCCTTCTGCTGGAGTTCTGTTTGTTCATGTTTTGGAGAGAGAGTACTTTAAGGGGGAATTTCCTCCTTACCCAAAGCCTG GTGAAATAAGTAATGATCCTATAACATTTAATACCAATTTAATGGGTTACCCTGACAGACCTGGCTGGCTACGCTATATACAAAGGACACCATACAGTGATGGAGTTCTGTATGGCTCACCAACTCTAGAAAATGTGGGCAAGCCAACCATCATTGAG ATCACTGCATATAACAGGCGTACCTTTGAAACAGCGAGACACAATTTGATCATTAATATAATGTCAGCAGAAG TAGATTTTCCTTTACCGTATCAAGCGGAATTCTTCATAAGGAATATGAATGTAGAAGAAATGTTGGCAAGTGAAGTTCTTGGTGACTTCCTCGGAGCAGTGAAAAATGTATGGCAGCCAGAACGCTTGAATGCTATAAACATTACTTCAGCCCTTGACAGGGGAGGGAGAGTTCCACTTCCCATTAATGACATGAAAGAGGG TGTGTATGTGATGGTTGGGGCAGATGTTCCTTTCTCTTCGTGTTTACGAGAAGTGGAAAACCCACAAAATCAGCTGAGGTGCAGTCAAGAAATGGAGCCTGTAATAACCTGTGATAAAAAATTTCGTACTCAATTCCATATTGACTGGTGTAAAATCTCTCTG GTTGACAATACAAAACAAGTTtccacctttcaggaagtgaTTCGTGGAGAGGGAATATTACCTGATGGTGGAGAATACAAGCCACCTTCTGATACACTGAAAAGCAGAGACTATTACTCGGATTTCCTAATTACACTGGCAGTGCCCTCGGCAATAGCACTGGTGCTTTTTCTAATACTTGCCTATATCATGTGCTGCCGACGGGAAGGAGT CATCCAGTTGGTGCACCACAGTGCTATACAGAAATCAACCAAAGAGCTTCGTGACATGTCCAAGAACAGAGAGATCGCGTGGCCACTCTCCACGCTGCCCGTGTTCCACCCCGTGACGGGCGAGATCGTCCCGCCCCTGCACACGGACAGCTACGACAACACCAGCATGCCTCTGATGCAGACACAGCA GAACCTGCCACATCAGACTCAGATTCCACAGCAGCAGAGTGCAG GAGAATTTCGTATGACAACATTTCAAAGATTTGAG GTAAATGGTATTCCTGAGGAAAGAAAACTAACAGAAGCAATGAATTTGTAA
- the SGCE gene encoding epsilon-sarcoglycan isoform X6, with protein sequence MRRRWCRQQQAEERGTMRCCAAGPWPHSALTTLLLTVYTILSKVHSDRNVYPSAGVLFVHVLEREYFKGEFPPYPKPGEISNDPITFNTNLMGYPDRPGWLRYIQRTPYSDGVLYGSPTLENVGKPTIIEITAYNRRTFETARHNLIINIMSAEDFPLPYQAEFFIRNMNVEEMLASEVLGDFLGAVKNVWQPERLNAINITSALDRGGRVPLPINDMKEGVYVMVGADVPFSSCLREVENPQNQLRCSQEMEPVITCDKKFRTQFHIDWCKISLVDNTKQVSTFQEVIRGEGILPDGGEYKPPSDTLKSRDYYSDFLITLAVPSAIALVLFLILAYIMCCRREGVIQLVHHSAIQKSTKELRDMSKNREIAWPLSTLPVFHPVTGEIVPPLHTDSYDNTSMPLMQTQQNLPHQTQIPQQQSAGEFRMTTFQRFEVNGIPEERKLTEAMNL encoded by the exons tgTACACAATTCTGTCTAAGGTGCACTCTGATCGGAATGTATACCCTTCTGCTGGAGTTCTGTTTGTTCATGTTTTGGAGAGAGAGTACTTTAAGGGGGAATTTCCTCCTTACCCAAAGCCTG GTGAAATAAGTAATGATCCTATAACATTTAATACCAATTTAATGGGTTACCCTGACAGACCTGGCTGGCTACGCTATATACAAAGGACACCATACAGTGATGGAGTTCTGTATGGCTCACCAACTCTAGAAAATGTGGGCAAGCCAACCATCATTGAG ATCACTGCATATAACAGGCGTACCTTTGAAACAGCGAGACACAATTTGATCATTAATATAATGTCAGCAGAAG ATTTTCCTTTACCGTATCAAGCGGAATTCTTCATAAGGAATATGAATGTAGAAGAAATGTTGGCAAGTGAAGTTCTTGGTGACTTCCTCGGAGCAGTGAAAAATGTATGGCAGCCAGAACGCTTGAATGCTATAAACATTACTTCAGCCCTTGACAGGGGAGGGAGAGTTCCACTTCCCATTAATGACATGAAAGAGGG TGTGTATGTGATGGTTGGGGCAGATGTTCCTTTCTCTTCGTGTTTACGAGAAGTGGAAAACCCACAAAATCAGCTGAGGTGCAGTCAAGAAATGGAGCCTGTAATAACCTGTGATAAAAAATTTCGTACTCAATTCCATATTGACTGGTGTAAAATCTCTCTG GTTGACAATACAAAACAAGTTtccacctttcaggaagtgaTTCGTGGAGAGGGAATATTACCTGATGGTGGAGAATACAAGCCACCTTCTGATACACTGAAAAGCAGAGACTATTACTCGGATTTCCTAATTACACTGGCAGTGCCCTCGGCAATAGCACTGGTGCTTTTTCTAATACTTGCCTATATCATGTGCTGCCGACGGGAAGGAGT CATCCAGTTGGTGCACCACAGTGCTATACAGAAATCAACCAAAGAGCTTCGTGACATGTCCAAGAACAGAGAGATCGCGTGGCCACTCTCCACGCTGCCCGTGTTCCACCCCGTGACGGGCGAGATCGTCCCGCCCCTGCACACGGACAGCTACGACAACACCAGCATGCCTCTGATGCAGACACAGCA GAACCTGCCACATCAGACTCAGATTCCACAGCAGCAGAGTGCAG GAGAATTTCGTATGACAACATTTCAAAGATTTGAG GTAAATGGTATTCCTGAGGAAAGAAAACTAACAGAAGCAATGAATTTGTAA
- the SGCE gene encoding epsilon-sarcoglycan isoform X8 — translation MRRRWCRQQQAEERGTMRCCAAGPWPHSALTTLLLTVYTILSKVHSDRNVYPSAGVLFVHVLEREYFKGEFPPYPKPGEISNDPITFNTNLMGYPDRPGWLRYIQRTPYSDGVLYGSPTLENVGKPTIIEITAYNRRTFETARHNLIINIMSAEVDFPLPYQAEFFIRNMNVEEMLASEVLGDFLGAVKNVWQPERLNAINITSALDRGGRVPLPINDMKEGVYVMVGADVPFSSCLREVENPQNQLRCSQEMEPVITCDKKFRTQFHIDWCKISLVDNTKQVSTFQEVIRGEGILPDGGEYKPPSDTLKSRDYYSDFLITLAVPSAIALVLFLILAYIMCCRREGVEKRNMQTPDIQLVHHSAIQKSTKELRDMSKNREIAWPLSTLPVFHPVTGEIVPPLHTDSYDNTSMPLMQTQQ, via the exons tgTACACAATTCTGTCTAAGGTGCACTCTGATCGGAATGTATACCCTTCTGCTGGAGTTCTGTTTGTTCATGTTTTGGAGAGAGAGTACTTTAAGGGGGAATTTCCTCCTTACCCAAAGCCTG GTGAAATAAGTAATGATCCTATAACATTTAATACCAATTTAATGGGTTACCCTGACAGACCTGGCTGGCTACGCTATATACAAAGGACACCATACAGTGATGGAGTTCTGTATGGCTCACCAACTCTAGAAAATGTGGGCAAGCCAACCATCATTGAG ATCACTGCATATAACAGGCGTACCTTTGAAACAGCGAGACACAATTTGATCATTAATATAATGTCAGCAGAAG TAGATTTTCCTTTACCGTATCAAGCGGAATTCTTCATAAGGAATATGAATGTAGAAGAAATGTTGGCAAGTGAAGTTCTTGGTGACTTCCTCGGAGCAGTGAAAAATGTATGGCAGCCAGAACGCTTGAATGCTATAAACATTACTTCAGCCCTTGACAGGGGAGGGAGAGTTCCACTTCCCATTAATGACATGAAAGAGGG TGTGTATGTGATGGTTGGGGCAGATGTTCCTTTCTCTTCGTGTTTACGAGAAGTGGAAAACCCACAAAATCAGCTGAGGTGCAGTCAAGAAATGGAGCCTGTAATAACCTGTGATAAAAAATTTCGTACTCAATTCCATATTGACTGGTGTAAAATCTCTCTG GTTGACAATACAAAACAAGTTtccacctttcaggaagtgaTTCGTGGAGAGGGAATATTACCTGATGGTGGAGAATACAAGCCACCTTCTGATACACTGAAAAGCAGAGACTATTACTCGGATTTCCTAATTACACTGGCAGTGCCCTCGGCAATAGCACTGGTGCTTTTTCTAATACTTGCCTATATCATGTGCTGCCGACGGGAAGGAGT ggaaaagagaaacatgCAAACACCAGA CATCCAGTTGGTGCACCACAGTGCTATACAGAAATCAACCAAAGAGCTTCGTGACATGTCCAAGAACAGAGAGATCGCGTGGCCACTCTCCACGCTGCCCGTGTTCCACCCCGTGACGGGCGAGATCGTCCCGCCCCTGCACACGGACAGCTACGACAACACCAGCATGCCTCTGATGCAGACACAGCA GTAA
- the SGCE gene encoding epsilon-sarcoglycan isoform X2, producing the protein MRRRWCRQQQAEERGTMRCCAAGPWPHSALTTLLLTVYTILSKVHSDRNVYPSAGVLFVHVLEREYFKGEFPPYPKPGEISNDPITFNTNLMGYPDRPGWLRYIQRTPYSDGVLYGSPTLENVGKPTIIEITAYNRRTFETARHNLIINIMSAEDFPLPYQAEFFIRNMNVEEMLASEVLGDFLGAVKNVWQPERLNAINITSALDRGGRVPLPINDMKEGVYVMVGADVPFSSCLREVENPQNQLRCSQEMEPVITCDKKFRTQFHIDWCKISLVDNTKQVSTFQEVIRGEGILPDGGEYKPPSDTLKSRDYYSDFLITLAVPSAIALVLFLILAYIMCCRREGVEKRNMQTPDIQLVHHSAIQKSTKELRDMSKNREIAWPLSTLPVFHPVTGEIVPPLHTDSYDNTSMPLMQTQQNLPHQTQIPQQQSAGEFRMTTFQRFEVNGIPEERKLTEAMNL; encoded by the exons tgTACACAATTCTGTCTAAGGTGCACTCTGATCGGAATGTATACCCTTCTGCTGGAGTTCTGTTTGTTCATGTTTTGGAGAGAGAGTACTTTAAGGGGGAATTTCCTCCTTACCCAAAGCCTG GTGAAATAAGTAATGATCCTATAACATTTAATACCAATTTAATGGGTTACCCTGACAGACCTGGCTGGCTACGCTATATACAAAGGACACCATACAGTGATGGAGTTCTGTATGGCTCACCAACTCTAGAAAATGTGGGCAAGCCAACCATCATTGAG ATCACTGCATATAACAGGCGTACCTTTGAAACAGCGAGACACAATTTGATCATTAATATAATGTCAGCAGAAG ATTTTCCTTTACCGTATCAAGCGGAATTCTTCATAAGGAATATGAATGTAGAAGAAATGTTGGCAAGTGAAGTTCTTGGTGACTTCCTCGGAGCAGTGAAAAATGTATGGCAGCCAGAACGCTTGAATGCTATAAACATTACTTCAGCCCTTGACAGGGGAGGGAGAGTTCCACTTCCCATTAATGACATGAAAGAGGG TGTGTATGTGATGGTTGGGGCAGATGTTCCTTTCTCTTCGTGTTTACGAGAAGTGGAAAACCCACAAAATCAGCTGAGGTGCAGTCAAGAAATGGAGCCTGTAATAACCTGTGATAAAAAATTTCGTACTCAATTCCATATTGACTGGTGTAAAATCTCTCTG GTTGACAATACAAAACAAGTTtccacctttcaggaagtgaTTCGTGGAGAGGGAATATTACCTGATGGTGGAGAATACAAGCCACCTTCTGATACACTGAAAAGCAGAGACTATTACTCGGATTTCCTAATTACACTGGCAGTGCCCTCGGCAATAGCACTGGTGCTTTTTCTAATACTTGCCTATATCATGTGCTGCCGACGGGAAGGAGT ggaaaagagaaacatgCAAACACCAGA CATCCAGTTGGTGCACCACAGTGCTATACAGAAATCAACCAAAGAGCTTCGTGACATGTCCAAGAACAGAGAGATCGCGTGGCCACTCTCCACGCTGCCCGTGTTCCACCCCGTGACGGGCGAGATCGTCCCGCCCCTGCACACGGACAGCTACGACAACACCAGCATGCCTCTGATGCAGACACAGCA GAACCTGCCACATCAGACTCAGATTCCACAGCAGCAGAGTGCAG GAGAATTTCGTATGACAACATTTCAAAGATTTGAG GTAAATGGTATTCCTGAGGAAAGAAAACTAACAGAAGCAATGAATTTGTAA